The following nucleotide sequence is from Tenrec ecaudatus isolate mTenEca1 chromosome X, mTenEca1.hap1, whole genome shotgun sequence.
CCAGAAATGGAATCAGTCCTCTGGGGTCTGACTGGTTTTGTTGGGTACTGGGGGAAGAGAGGCTTTTCCTAAGAGAATGTCCCTGGTATCTGAACCGAGAAGGGAGAAGGCCTCTGGTGTTGGAATGAAGTCGATTCGAGGACCTGGTGTCCGAGCTTTGGGCAGGGAGCAGAGATAAAGGCTTGCACTGTAGACTTGGGCACAGGAAACTGGGTCTGGAGCAGAAATAAGATGGTCTCTGCTGTGCAGAGATGTGGCTCCTGATGGCCGAGCTGAGTTGGGGTTGGGTGCCCCCTGGATCTTCGGGGGATTGGGTGGACTGACTGAGTTCTCATCTACCCTAGGTCCATATACTTTTAGCATTTGTGACACCTCCAACTTCTCTGACTATGTTCGGGGAGGCATCGTCAGTCAAGTCAAAGTACCCAAAAAGATTAGCTTTGTGAGTATCCAGGGAACAAAGTGGGGAGAGCGGTGCTAGGCATTTCTAGGCGCTCCATCGCTCTTTGGGCTGATGGTCCTGTCTTCCACAGAAATCCTTGCTGGCTTCACTGGTGAACCCCGACTTTGTATTAACGGACTTTGCCAAGTATTCTCGTCCAGCCCAGCTGCACATTGGCTTCCAGGCCCTGCACCGGTTCTGTGCGTTGCATGGCCGACCACCTCGGCCTCACAATGACGTAAGTAGGGGACAGgcgagccaaccagggtgcaggtTTTGGCGTTGAAGCCCGCCATCTCTCACGCTGTccacccttccttccctcccagtggCCTGAAAGGCTCTTGGTTCTTTCTGTCCTTCTAGGAAGACGCACTGGAACTGGTGGCCCTGGCACAGGCTGTGAATGCACAATCCAGACCGTCAGTGCAACAAGACAGCCTGGACGAGGACCTTATTCGGAAGTTGTCATATGTGGCTGCTGGTGATCTGGCGCCCATCAATGCTTTCATTGGGGGCCTAGCTGCCCAGGAGGTCATGAAGGTCAGCACgggtggggcggggcagggtGTTGGGGTGGGCCTGAGGATAGAGGCTTGGGCGGGgcacatttctttatcatgtactGTTCATCTGTGTGTAGCCCTGATTACTGAccatctctccccctccccccacctcaggCCTGCTCAGGGAAGTTCATGCCCATCATGCAGTGGCTGTACTTCGATGCCCTTGAGTGTCTTCCTGAGGACAAAGATGCCCTCAAAGAGGACAAGTGCCTCCCGGTATGTGAGTGGAGCCCCTGGGAAGGCATTGCTGGCCTACCTAGGGAGGCCTCTCTGTGACCCTCTTCTGCCTTGCATTTCTCAGCGGCAGAACCGTTATGATGGTCAAGTGGCTGTGTTCGGCTCAGACATACAGGAGAAGTTGGGGAAACAGAAATACTTCCTGGTGAGTGGTCCTGGTGAGCGCGGCGCTAGTGGCTTTCACCTGCCCTGGCCTCGGGCCACCTCTTCTCCAGTGTTCTTTCCCCCAAGAGAGTCTTTTAGTTCTTGAACCCTTGCCCCTTTCCCTTTGCTATTTTCCTTATCATGGGGGAAAGCCTGCTGCATCCCCCCATTTCTTCTCTTTGGTGCTTCACAGTTCCTCAGATGACTGCGCTATTTCTTATGACCATGGCACGTGAAGATGTGGCCtagcctctcccctctcctgctgTATCCAGGAAGAGTGAGGAGTAAGCAGTGACTTCGCACTAGCCTGAGTCACCCTGACCAGACTCTCTCTCTTCTTGGCCATGTGCTAGGTGGGTGCAGGGGCCATTGGCTGTGAACTGCTCAAGAACTTCGCCATGATTGGACTGGGCTGTGGAGAGGGTGGGGAAATCGTCGTCACAGACATGGACACCATTGAGAAGTCCAATCTGAACCGACAATTTCTGTTCCGGCCCTGGGATGTCACGGTGAGTGGGGTGGGAGTAGGGTTTTTGccctttcatttttctcctgtctttttcttattttcattCTTCCTAGCAGAAGCCTCTCCACCTTGATCTTGCCTTCAACTTTCCTTTTCTCTCCATGATTCATTCAGCAAACATTTCTTTGAGCCCCTGCTCCCATCAAATCTACCATTTTTCatttctctctccccccctccccccttttctttACTCTCAGCAGATCTGGTGTGTCGGGGTCCCCAAGACCACCCGCCCTAGACAATTTGCTAGAAGGACTCCTATCTAGGACTTGGTGAATAGGCATTAGCTCAATGGCTATGGATTATTACAGAGCAGTCAGCCGAGGGGAACACTGTGCATGGGATGTGGGGAGACCAGGTACAAGTTTCCAAGAGTCTTCTCCCAGCAGAATCATGCAAGATCTGAGTTTAATTCCCCCAGCGATCTGTTGGACCAATACAATAAGCTGTTGCCAACCAGGAAAGCTCATTAGAGACTCAGCCTCGGGGGTTTTTATTAGAGGCTGGTCACATAGAATTGTCTAATACCCTGTCCAGACTCAGAAGGAACACAGGTGCTCAGCATAAATCATGTTTGCACGCAGTGTAGACACAGCGAGTGTACAAGACGGTGGGGAACCCTCCTATAAGCCAAGTTCCCAGATGCCAGTTAAGAGCCAACCTAGCAGTTTACACTTGGCTTTGCTAACTGTTTCCTGCCCAGGGTTACACAGGAATCTATCTGGGACACCTGTCTGTAGGTGGCACTGTATTCACTTGCCCAAAGTCTAGCCCCTTGTCATTCATGATTCACTGAGTAGTTATTGAGGAAGTAGGTAGGTACTGTTCTGGGCACTTGGGACACACCACGGAAGGAGGATGCTCATCAGGGAGACAGACAGTTAAATAGAGAAAGTAAAGTCTGTAGGTTATAGATGCTGTGCAAAGGAAATATAAAAACAAGCAGAGGGGAAATGGTGTCTGTTGTCGGCGTCCCAGATAGATTGCCATGTGCAGAGCATGGCAGGAAGTGGGACTGTGCTTCACTGATGTGGTCGTGAAGCTAGGTACTGGTTTTGGATTAGGAATTCTTTTTCTCActtacctttttaaaaagaagaatgtggccGCTAGCCTTTGGTTCTGGCATGGGCTTGGGAATGACCCACTCTAGCTGTCAGCATGAATTCCAGGCTCCATATCTTCGTGGAAATTATGTTGAATAGCAATGGCAGGCCTGGCAACATCCCAgtgggaggaaaaaagagaaatcacTTTTCTCAGGAATATCGAAGTGCCCTGGAGACAGTAGACATTCCTCAGAACAATATTATCAGTAATATTTTATACTCCGGCAGTTTATATATTTGAAACCAACTTGTTTTGTATTTTCTCTCTGGAAACTGCAAGGAAGCGGTCTTAAAGGAAATAATTAAACAAAACAGGGAAGTTGTGAGTGCCAGGTGAGGTTGGTTTGCTATTTTGGTTCAGTGGTTCAGGAAGGCATCGTTGAAAAGGTCTCACTTCTTCAAAAGCTGTAAGGGAGAGACTAagacaggcgtcctcaaactatggcccgcgggccacatgcggcccgccaagtGGTTTTGCCCcgatttgttttttacttcaaaataagatatgtgcagtgtgcataggaatagtttttttttttaaactatagttcggccctccaaggggtctcagggacagtgaactgtacccctgttttaaaagtttgaggacccctgccttagatGAGCTGTGGGGGAAAGTGCTTGGGCATCTGCCCCCAGCCCCAGGTGCTGTTACTTAAAAGAAGAGGCGTCGTCCGAACAGATGTGTAACCCCGTGTCTTCAGTCTGTTTATCCACTGCTTCCCTTtttcctgccctctgccccagctgCCACAACTGATCTCTCCTGCTAAACCAGGGAGCTTCCTGAACTCGGGGCTCCGTTCTGACTAGTAAGCCAGTCAGTGTCCACCTGTGGAGCAATGGCTAAGCTGCAGTCTTCCGAAACCCTCCTGGAACTGTATACCCCTTTGCTTCACTAGAAATTGAAGTCCAACACTGCCGCAATAGCCGTGCACCAAATGAACCCGCATATTCGGGTGATGAGCCACCAGAACCGTGTGGGCCCTGACACAGAGCGCATCTATGACGATGATTTCTTCCAAAATCTGGATGGTGTGGCCAATGCCCTGGACAACGTGGATGCCCGTGAGTATGGAGACAGGCTGGTGAAGAGGACAAGAGCAGGGTTGTGTGTGGGGCATGTGTGCCTTGTGCTTTTGTCATCTCTGGATATTTCTTTCGCAATTCCCaattccccccgccccctttcCTTGCAGGCATGTACATGGACCGCCGCTGTGTGTATTACCGGAAGCCCCTGCTGGAGTCAGGCACACTAGGCACCAAGGGCAATGTGCAAGTGGTGATCCCGTTTCTGACAGAGTCCTACAGTTCTAGCCAGGACCCCCCAGAGAAGTCCATCCCCATCTGCACACTGAAGAACTTCCCCAATGCCATCGAGCACACCCTGCAGGTGATTGATAGGCTTTGGGAAAAGGCTGAGCGGATAGGCAGGTACCCAGACCACCAGACCTCTGGAATTCATGTGCTGCCCACGCCTACTTGGAAGATAAACTTTTCTCCAAATTGACCTCCCTCACCTCCCTACCCAGCAGCCTAAGTTTCTACGATGATTCATTGTTGTAGGTTTTTTTTATAACAGAACTTTCTCAACATGTAAACAAAGTGTGAGAAGTAAGCACTCCAATAAGATGTAACAGTTGTTCATCTTCTGCCACATTTGATTCATAGTTCTTTTCCTTTGTGCTGGAATGTGCCATGGACACCACAACACTGTCCTCCATAACACTTCAGTATGCATCTGCAGAGCGAGAATATGTTCTATAGAACAGCGCTCTCAACCTCGGCACCAAATGTCACTTTAGGTAGGAGCTGCCCTGTGCGTTGCAGAAGGGTTAGCAGCATCCCTGGCTTCTCCACTCCATACCAGCAGCTCTTCTCCCGACCAGCTGTGACAACCAAAATGCCTCtggggtaggtaggcaggcaggcaggcagattaCCTTCAACTGCGAACTGTTGTTGTATAAACAAAACACCAGTTATCTTAGatattttcagcttttcccaACTATTGCCCAGATAGGTTTAACAGCTGGTTTGTCAGTGACTCATaccaatcccattatcttttgagtttcatttttcacaagccttacataattgatgtagaCACAGCTGTACTTTCACAGAGCAAACACTCCTGGGCTACTGGCACCCAACCTTTCTAGTCACTACCCTACACCCAAGGGTGCCTACAGTGCTACCAGAATGACTCGGTGCCAACTATTTCAATTATGGGAGGGAGAGTTTGTGTTTGCGCACCCACCATAGTCTCTCATGAGGCCATGTGTGGTCTTAGATTTAAGTTTTGTGTGCTTCAGattgctcatctgtaaaatggggatgacAATAGATGTATCGTGATCACAGGGCTGTTTGAGGTTCTTTAAATATGTAGAGATTTGTTCCTTCAGAGAAGCCCCTCCGCTGGGCATTGCTATATGTCTATTTCAGGAATGAGGACAACGAGGTAAAGGTGTCCTCTTATGTGCCTAAGTCAACACTAGGTTGTATGTGGCAGAGTATGGgggcttcaacctgaatttgtaACATCTTGAGACTCCAAATCACCATGTCCTGGGAATTCTCAGAGGGCAAGAGCCTCTTACCTTGTTTTCTGCTGAGTCTCCCAGGCCTGGACAGGAATCGCTTGTGTTTTTAgtctaaatgttctctctcttatTGAAGCCCAAACCTCGAGTAAGGTTCACAGATCTTAAGAAGGCAATTTTTCACATTTCCATACCGATTAAGAATAGATTTGCCTCGTGTGAACCACAGTGGTGGTGAGAGAGCTGGGAAGCTGTGGTTAAGACTGCCCTCCCAGAGCGGCAGTGAGCTTCTGACTTATTTTTTTTTCCACTAATGCCTCTGGAAACCCATCTTGTCAGCCCTCACCCCCATGTAATCTGTGTGCTCTGTCGGCAGTGGGCTCGGGATGAATTTGAAGGACTCTTCAAGCAGCCAGCAGAAAATGTTAACCAGTACCTTACGTGAGTAGTCTAAACACTCTTTGCCCCATCTCCTGCCCACAAGGCAAGGCATCCTGTCTGCTTTCCTCACCACTTTGAAACACAGCAGCAGGCAACCTTCAAGTGAATTCCTGACTACCTGGGCCTCATGGGGGGTGGTCACGGATAGCTCTCCATGGAggacatggtggtggtggtagtgagggGAGGGTGGTATCCTGGAGCTGCTGAGTAATCCTACCCTTTTGCCCCCAACTGATTCCTGATAGAGACCCAAAGTTTGTGGAGCGAACACTGCGACTGGCAGGCACCCAACCGCTGGAGGTGCTGGAGGCTGTGCAGCGTAGCTTGGTGCTGCAGCGACCACAGAACTGGGCCGATTGTGTGACCTGGGCCTGCTACCACTGGCATACCCAGTACTCCAACAACATCCGGCAGCTCCTACACAATTTCCCTCCCAACCAGGTAATTTATGCTTGCTGGGTCCGTCTTCAGGTCAGGACACTCTCCAATGAAGCAGAGCCCATCTTGGCCTCTGCATGCGGCTCATCCTGCTCAGGTGCCTCTTCAGAGCACAGAGACTTCAGACGGAAGATGAAGCATGGGTGGTTTGGGCACAGACAgattttctctcccctcccctaaggccttTTAAAAGGGACTTGGGGTTCCGTCCCTCTGACTTGTGGCCTGGGGTAGAATCCTCCAAATCTTCCAGGCAGCTTCAGAGATTGAAAGGGGGGGGGCAGACATTTTGGAGTTAAGACTACAAAAATCGTTATTGGGTCAAAAACCTCAGCTCCTTTTCAACTTGGGCCAAGTCATGTAGCTCTTCTCTGAATTTTAATTCCCTTTATCTGTGAAGTGGGAATAATAATTGATTTCATTTGGGGGAGTAGGGTGAGGATTAATTGATGTTTATTAATATTATGCTGGTAATAAGAGTTTAAGTAGCTGGGTTTTTGGTATAAAATGAATGTTCAGAAATTAGTAATTGTGTACGCAGCAATGTCTCTGGTTCATCCCGGCACTAGATCCTCCATTTGTAGTCTGGGGATTTTATGGTTGACTCCAGCCCCTCTGCATGCCCACCCAGGGAATATCCAGGACCAGGGTGATTGATTGGGATTGTCAGGCCTCCACACTCAGGTCTTGCTCCACCCCAAATCTCCTCGCCCTCTTAGCTCACAAGCTCAGGAGCTCCGTTCTGGTCTGGGCCCAAGCGATGTCCACACCCTCTTACCTTTGATGTCAACAATGTAAGTCTGCACTGGCGTCTCCTATGATCAAGTGGAGAGTGGGTGAGTGAATCGGAGGTGGAGGTTTTTCAAATGAGGGCTGGTGTGCTCACCTCTCCATGTCCTGCCTTCTCTCAGCctctgcacttggactacgttatGGCTGCCGCCAACCTGTTTGCCCAGACCTATGGGCTGACTGGTTCTAAGGACCGAATTGCTGTGACCGCACTCCTACAGTCTGTGCACGTCCCCGAATTCACCCCCAAGTCTGGTGTCAAGATCCATGTCTCCGACCAGGAGCTGCAGAGCGCCAATGCCTCTGTTGGTAAGGGTGCTTAGTCATTCGGAAGGGGCCGTCCCACCCCCATAGTCCTTTGGCCATGGCTGCACGCTTTGATCCCAGAGCTGGGACTTCTCCACACTTTTCTTTGAGCCTAATGTTTTCTTTTGTGAGATGAATAGGGATGGTTGGGGCAAGTTCACCCACTCTCTCTCCTAG
It contains:
- the UBA1 gene encoding ubiquitin-like modifier-activating enzyme 1; protein product: MSSSPLSKKRRVSGPDPKPGSNCTPAHSVLSKVPSVPTNGMAKNGSEADIDEGLYSRQLYVLGHEAMKRLQTSSVLVSGLRGLGVEIAKNIILGGVKAVTLHDQGTAQWADLSSQFYLREEDIGKNRAEVSQPRLAELNSYVPVSAYTGPLVEDFLSGFQVVVLTNTPLEDQLRVGEFCHSHGIKLVVADTRGLFGQLFCDFGEEMILTDPNGEQPLSAMVSMVTKDSPGVVTCLDEARHGFESGDFVSFSEVQGMIELNGNHPIEIKVLGPYTFSICDTSNFSDYVRGGIVSQVKVPKKISFKSLLASLVNPDFVLTDFAKYSRPAQLHIGFQALHRFCALHGRPPRPHNDEDALELVALAQAVNAQSRPSVQQDSLDEDLIRKLSYVAAGDLAPINAFIGGLAAQEVMKACSGKFMPIMQWLYFDALECLPEDKDALKEDKCLPRQNRYDGQVAVFGSDIQEKLGKQKYFLVGAGAIGCELLKNFAMIGLGCGEGGEIVVTDMDTIEKSNLNRQFLFRPWDVTKLKSNTAAIAVHQMNPHIRVMSHQNRVGPDTERIYDDDFFQNLDGVANALDNVDARMYMDRRCVYYRKPLLESGTLGTKGNVQVVIPFLTESYSSSQDPPEKSIPICTLKNFPNAIEHTLQWARDEFEGLFKQPAENVNQYLTDPKFVERTLRLAGTQPLEVLEAVQRSLVLQRPQNWADCVTWACYHWHTQYSNNIRQLLHNFPPNQLTSSGAPFWSGPKRCPHPLTFDVNNPLHLDYVMAAANLFAQTYGLTGSKDRIAVTALLQSVHVPEFTPKSGVKIHVSDQELQSANASVDDSRLEELKATLPSPDKLSGFKMYPIDFEKDDDSNYHMDFIVAASNLRAENYDISPADRHKSKLIAGKIIPAIATTTAAVVGLVCLELYKVVQGHQQLDSYKNGFLNLALPFFGFSEPVAAPRHQYYNQEWTLWDRFEVQGLQPNGEEMTLKQFLEYFKREHKLEITMLSQGVSMLYSFFMPAAKLKERLDQPMTEIVSRVSKRKLGRHVRALVLELCCNDESGEDVEVPYVRYTIR